In one window of Brenneria goodwinii DNA:
- the guaB gene encoding IMP dehydrogenase has product MLRIAKEALTFDDVLLIPAHSTVLPNTADLTTQLTKTIRLNIPMLSAAMDTVTESRLAIALAQEGGLGFIHKNMSIERQAEEVSRVKRHESGVVVDPQTVTPTTTLRQVKALTERNGFAGYPVVAEGNELVGIITGRDVRFVTDLDLPVSAVMTPKERLVTVKADEAREVVLHRMHEKRIEKALVVDDAFHLIGMITVKDFQKAERKPNACKDEHGRLRVGAAVGAGEGNEERIDALVAAGVDVLLIDSSHGHSEGVLQRIRDARAKYPNLPIIGGNVATAAGAKALAEAGVSAVKVGIGPGSICTTRIVTGVGVPQITAISDAVDALEGTGIPVIADGGIRFSGDIAKAIAAGAACVMVGSMLAGTEESPGEIELYQGRSFKSYRGMGSLGAMSKGSSDRYFQSDNAADKLVPEGIEGRVAYKGRLKEIVHQQMGGLRSCMGLTGCGTIDALRTQAEFVRISGAGIQESHVHDVTITKESPNYRMGS; this is encoded by the coding sequence ATGTTACGTATCGCTAAAGAAGCACTGACGTTTGACGACGTCCTCCTTATTCCCGCTCATTCCACTGTCCTGCCTAATACGGCTGATTTAACGACTCAACTGACGAAAACCATTCGTCTGAATATTCCTATGCTGTCCGCCGCCATGGATACCGTAACGGAATCCCGTCTGGCGATCGCGCTGGCGCAGGAAGGCGGTCTTGGCTTTATTCATAAAAATATGTCCATTGAACGTCAGGCTGAAGAAGTTAGCCGCGTAAAAAGACATGAAAGCGGCGTCGTTGTCGATCCGCAGACCGTTACGCCAACCACCACGTTGCGTCAGGTAAAAGCGCTGACCGAACGTAACGGCTTTGCCGGTTATCCGGTGGTTGCCGAAGGCAATGAGCTGGTTGGTATCATTACCGGTCGTGACGTGCGTTTCGTCACCGATTTGGATCTGCCGGTCAGCGCGGTGATGACGCCGAAAGAGCGTTTGGTAACGGTAAAAGCCGACGAAGCCCGTGAAGTGGTGCTGCACAGAATGCATGAGAAGCGCATTGAAAAAGCGCTGGTGGTGGATGATGCATTCCATCTGATCGGCATGATCACTGTAAAAGATTTCCAGAAGGCGGAACGTAAGCCTAACGCTTGTAAAGATGAACATGGCCGTCTGCGCGTTGGCGCGGCTGTCGGTGCCGGCGAAGGCAACGAAGAACGTATTGATGCGCTGGTTGCGGCCGGTGTCGATGTGCTGCTGATTGACTCCTCACACGGTCATTCCGAAGGCGTATTACAGCGCATCCGCGACGCTCGCGCCAAATATCCGAACCTGCCGATTATCGGCGGCAACGTGGCGACTGCCGCTGGCGCAAAAGCGTTGGCGGAAGCCGGCGTTAGCGCGGTTAAAGTGGGTATCGGTCCTGGTTCTATTTGTACTACCCGTATTGTTACCGGTGTCGGCGTTCCGCAGATCACCGCCATTTCCGATGCGGTTGACGCGCTGGAAGGCACCGGCATTCCGGTTATCGCCGACGGCGGTATTCGTTTCTCCGGCGACATCGCCAAAGCGATCGCCGCGGGCGCAGCCTGTGTGATGGTCGGCTCCATGCTGGCCGGTACGGAAGAATCTCCCGGCGAGATCGAACTGTATCAGGGGCGTTCTTTCAAATCCTACCGCGGTATGGGTTCGCTGGGCGCGATGTCCAAAGGGTCTTCCGACCGTTACTTCCAGAGCGACAATGCGGCGGACAAACTGGTGCCGGAAGGTATCGAAGGCCGCGTGGCGTACAAAGGCCGCCTGAAAGAAATCGTCCATCAGCAGATGGGCGGGCTGCGTTCCTGCATGGGCCTGACCGGTTGCGGAACAATAGACGCGCTGCGCACTCAGGCTGAGTTCGTACGCATCAGCGGCGCGGGTATTCAGGAAAGTCATGTTCACGACGTTACCATTACCAAGGAATCACCGAATTACCGTATGGGCTCATAA